The DNA sequence tttcaagGTTAGTTGACGTTGGAGTTACAACTGTTGCCTGTGACAGACCTCTATCCCCACGGGCACTAGAGTCGGAGAAGATCTCTAACAACTCTGGCCACATGGGGAGACCATTTCTTCTATATTTTACCCAATCCTTGTGTTCCCTgttattcaaaatattttcaattaatcatcacatttttttcaaaaattgacaAAAATCCGTTCTATAAACCAAAGATCCTATTCATACCTGAATAGCAGATTCCCATACTGAATCATCAGCTGTGGCAGTCCGAGCATTCGCATCCCATCCGAAACCAGTTGTTTCTAACAAAGCCCTGAAGTTGTTGTACTCCTTGCGTAACTTATTCATCTTGTTACGCAGATGTACTTTCGCAAAGGGCCTTTTGAATTCGGCTTCAAGCCCTTTTGTAATGTTGTCCCAACCAACCTTTGTGAATGTTGAGTTTGTTTTCAATCCGTTTCGGACATTATCAACCATGAGATTGATGAATGATCTTAGCTCTGCTTCATTCCAGATTATAGTAGTacttttgggggttggggatcTTGGGGATCTCATATCTCTGAACAATCATAATTGATTTAGATAACATATTCAAACACATACAagaacatggaaaaaaaattcaaagaaataggAATAAATATATTtagcaaaagaggaagaaaaaaaaaacttccaaaaaaaaaggccattTAACTTATATTTATAGCTGATTTCAAATGTGGATATAAATTATAAGGTGAATACAacttagagagagaaattttggtCTATTCTTGTTACCATTCTGAAGAGCAGTTTGCTTTGCATTGGAATATTACAGATGAGTTTAAACTCAAGTGATGGGTTTGATGCAAATTTCAGATCTTTGAGTTTTAAAAGAGTTTAAGAGATGAACTGGTAAATGTACAGTTCATCCTAGTTGCAGAATGCATTCAATACCACAAAATATTTTAGGATATGCTCACAAAAGAAGATGAATTCAGTGGTCTAATGTTTTATCTCTGTTCACCTTTATGTTTATTGCAGACTTTACATTAGCTGTTATATCATCATTattagggaaagaaagagacTCATAAAACTACTTTTGAATGCCTTCTATTTTTCACTAACTAATATAGATAAGTATGCTGGATCCCTCAATCATCACTTTCAATCCATGAAATGCACCAATATAAACAGATAGTTTcattgatgagagagagagagagagagagagagagagagagaggggtgatGATTGGAGACTGCTGATATCATTTGATTACTGGGACTTTCAGATCCGAGATTTCCCTTACTTTCATGCAAGAATTCATGACTACtaatgagagaaaagaaaggggtaaGGAGTTGATGGTGACCTTATAAAAAGGGCTGTTGTTAGCTGATCAATTCCTTTGGTTCTTACTGTCACTTCTGCCTCTTTTCTGTCACAACAGAGAGAGATCAAGGTTAATGAACCTCATGTGCATAACACCAACAACCCAAGTTATAAAAGAATAGGTAAAGGCACAGTACATTTAGAATCCAAtgttggaaacaaaataaagtgTACTTATCATTCATTAATATGCTCTGTTTCAACCAAATTTGAGGAAACTGGACTGTAACAACTATTCTTAAGTTTGCTATTAAGAAAGACATGCTTATTAAGACTGTTTGATAAGCTTCTGCTGATATCAGAAGAACCGAGCAGATGCTGATATCAATTGACCTTCCAGTGCTAGACTTTATTCTCAGATTTGCTTTAGGTTTCCTCCTCTGATCTGGGATTAATATTGGTGATCTAATCTTGGTATTTCAAACATCAGTAACTGCAATTTCAAGTGACACAGAAATTTCCAGGAAAACCTAAACTTCCAAATCAACAAGAAACTTGAGTGTCATACTCCAATTAGATTTAGGTTACATTTGTACACACTTTTGAAAGTTGTTTTCAGGTTTCAGAAATGGGAAAAGTGGGGCAAATGCCACAAATCTAGTAGAAAAACAGGCTTTATGTAGCATGCATGTTTCCAAAAATTCAAAGAACAAAAATCAGAGAAAACAGAAATTTTCAAATCAGAAAAAATGAGCCTTTGAAACACTCTTCATGTTTGGGTTGTCATTTAAGATGCATGTGCAATTTTTAATTTCCATCATTTGCCTTTAAGGGAAGCATAACTTGTTTCAAACCCAAGAAAATCTGTGactaggaaaataaagaaaggcaaaaagggggaaaaagaaaaaaggtagcATTCAGTGTTGAATTTGTCCTAATTCTTTCTATAGAACTCTAGCAAAGGCAATTTAGAAAATGCATGGCTACTTTTGGTTTGCTTGATTGCCAGGTGAATAAAATCTTGGATAGGATAAGACAATAGACATAGACCACTGTTTTGGGAGAAGGCAGGGGATGTAGGTTGCTCAGATGGCAAAGTGGTGCTTTTGTGGTCTTCCTATTCTAAAGATCATTCCTCAACACAGCTTATTGTTCCctgatgaagatgaggaggcACTTGTTTGGGGTCATCTTTTTGATGGTTTTTGAAGCCTAGATGTTAAAATTGTTAATTGGTGTATTGGGTAATGTTATATTGTGCTGTGTTACTGCCACTTGGTTTTTGATGAGATGGCTCGGAAGCAAATGTTTTTAAGAATGCCTAGATAAGTTgtacccatggttttaagtatctccgataccgatacgataccctccgatacgtatcttaaatttagtcgaccgatacgatacacaccgatacgatacattaaattttttaaatcatttcgtatcgatatatatcctacaatacataccgatatgcatcaatacaccactaatacacatcgatacgatatgacatgcctcgatacgactctatgaaaaatataaaattgaggtaaaatgtacgtttcggtatgtatcgatcggtacgtatcggtatatatcagcatgtattggtgagtatcgatatatatatcggtacgtatcggtgagtatcgatacgtatcggcgctacggtcatataatggccaatatgggtaatttttcagaaaaaaaaactattttttgaagggtttttgttccaaagttgctgtcagccatatttctctctaactaaagtggaaatcaaggttgagaacaaggattttacatttttgggacaactacagaccttgagttcttagtacgataccctcaatttagtgtttatgcataatacatgttatcaatagctttttttaacaaattctttatgcaaaagtgtttaaaaaaatgtttcctatccatttatgtgtgtatctttagcgtatcttagtgtatctccgatacgatacgataccctctgatacgtatcttaattttggccgatcgatacagcgaccgataccgatactttaatccttcgttgcaagggaaatgggaagggaaaggaagtgaaggGAATTGaagcgatttttttttcccttttgagtcgtcTGATTGCAACAGAATTGAAGtaaaattaatttaccatagttgtttgattggatgtaaaattttaaaaaactaataatccaaccaatcTCCTCAAAACAGAGGGGGAGAGAGCACTTTTCAATCCAAAACCCACCgagctcctcaaaatttatattggttatgtgaatcaaGTCATTCAAGATTtataccaaatcaaaccaaatgtcatcagataTTATGTTttatcactaaccaaaataaaccatttcattctatatatcaaatgaatgcagcataaataaatatttaaaataatataaaagatgatcacaaagaaaacagtaataTATCACAAGTGATAATGACAGAAAGACCCATTCTAatagtcttttggtcaaaacaaacccaacaagTCAATAATGCTCCATCTGACTCAAACCCAAAGTCTTTtgatcaaaacaaacccaattgagtcgtgagagtgagagagatcGTTGAAAGTCATGAGCGGGGTGAGAGTcgcgagagtgggagagagatcgtgaaagtagggattttttttttttcttcctattttggtggggaaataaaaaggaaaattttaatggttaagtgaaaatttttttcacatgtaaagtatattttccttgcaatgaaacatctaaatttattttttttgggaaaaaaattccactttacataaaaaatttgctttacccttacaaccaaacaaagcctgaaggaaggggaagggaaagggaaagggaaaggggaaggggaacgAAGAGGGACGAAATACAATGGGCGAGTAGAGGCAAACAAGCAACCTCTGCCCTGGGACGGCTACTGCAGTATCGTAACAAATGCTTATTGCAATAAGAGATTGGATTGGTTTTCATAAAAGTATTAAATAAATGGCAAAGCTCATCTGGAGTCTGGAGTACGTGCAAGCACAataattatttacttttttttctctgtaaaataaaattgaaaaaaagaacGCTACATGGTTCCCCTACACCCTCAAACAAGGGGCTGCGAAATGAACAAGCAGCCCCAATGTTGGATGTCCTAACTCATTGTCCCATTGGCTGAGGTGCCAACAATGCACATGACCGAGTAGTGATCCTCCgcaataaaatagagaaaaagagcTTTGTCCAGTAATGATAGCGAAGGCTAATGCACCCATGtgtctctctctcatctttccGTTAAAAGATATTTCCACCCCCTGTTTTGGGGAATAGAGATATAGACATCGGGAAAGCTTTGGAGTAGGCTGCTCTCTCAAACAAAGAACCACTTCCtattaaaataaggaaaaaagaacgcTACTTGATCACGTTCCCCTACACCCTCTCACATGGTCCCATAAAATGACGTCCCTGCCCCCATAGGTGGATACCAATGCATGCTCGCCCATCGTCCTAGATGCTAGTGTGGAGGCCACATGATCAGGTTTTGTTCTTTATCCCATAAAAGGATTATAAATTGGGAAGAAGAATGCTACCTGGTCGTGTAGCCCCTGCACCCAAACATAGATGGGGGGTGAAATATCGTTCCCACCCTTGTGACATACAAATACCCACCCCTAATTGTTGTCCTTGCACACCCGTGGGGGGCCACTCAACCAAGgagtagggatgtaaatggattgaATACGGATTGAATTTTGATTGGATATGATCGAATACGGATATTCCCTGACTGGATTCAGATACCCCTTAACGGATACGGATGTGAATCGAATTCTTACTCTTTGACTTATGTAATCCATACATTCCTCCTCCCCCTAATGAATACAATTTGGTCGTAATCCATATTTCTAAGTTGTTTtagctcttttcctcattcaCTAGATCATGTCTAAATttcaaaaaccctcaaaatcattaaggccccgtttgtttagaggggttaTTGGGGTGGGATACTGGTCAGGATGGGACCCACACGTTGCTGGGGTAAGGAACAGAAAAGTGAAGTTAGGGGAAAGTTAAAAGTCTTCCACCCCAATGTTGTTTGGTTGCCTATAGGGAGGAAAAATgaggagagaaagtaggagagaaagagggggtGGCCAAAGCAAAAGGCATGGTGCAGGTGTGCGGATGACGAGTTGAAGAAAGGGGGTTGGGGCGAGCGTTGCAGGTcgtcttcttccttgttcttcCACAATTGATGGGCTCCGATTGCATGATCAagcttttctatttttcttccctctccGATCATTGcctttcatctcttcttcttccttattctCCTCTCCCACCTTCTTGAGCAGTTGAATCCCATTCAAATCCTTCTACAATCAATGATTTTTACAGAGCCCTTCTCAATTTCTTAAACCCCTTTCTCTCCCTAATTCTAAAACTCCTTTCAACAACTCCTAATTTCTTAAACCCCTTTCTCTCCCTAATTCTAAAACTCCTTTCAACAACTCttaatttcttcttcccttctcaatTTCTGAACCCCTTTCTCATCCTCTTCccaatttcttcttcccttctcaatTTCTGAAACCCCTTTCTCATCCTCTTcctaatttcttcttcctttctcaatTTCTAAACCCCTTTCTCATCCTCTTTGCCACGCTCTCTCATCTTCTCATGGccagaaatttcattattttttttttaaagatgagTTGCAGGGACTCAGGGACTCTCCCAGGAAACTTCCTGGGTTCTTATGGATAGAAATTCcatggctttttttttctttctttctttcttaagatGAGTTGCAGGGAACCCACACgtttttttttagatgagtTGTAGGGAAccacggttttttttttttttattcttagatGAGTTGCAAGGACAATGGAAGCTCGTAATCACCAGCGGACTTTGCACAGAGGGATTGGGATTGATCCTCAACGAACTTTGCTTGCAAAGTCCTGTCGATTTGGTAAGACTTTGCAAGGGGTTGGGGTGGGAGAAATTGAGAGCCAGGTAAGCCGACAAGGAAAGCTCAAATTTTGATGTTGTCGATGCAAAATCCCTCCCCAAACAACCAAACGACTTCAAATCCAAGGGGGTGGAATAGTTCGTACAACTATCCCACCCCTTAAAATCCCatccctctaaacaaacggggccaAATTGATTATTGAatcggataattatttttcaggAATAATTCCAATTTGCATCTAAATGCACTTTGACCGGATGCAAATACCTTTAAATGGATACTATTTTGTATGGACTAAAAGAGAGTTTACTATAGTAACACAATAACTTATTCATTGACAGTTTGGCCGAGTGGTCTAAGGCGCCAGATTTAGGCTCTGGTCCGAAAGGGCGTGGGTTCAAATCCCACAGCTGTCAAAATTAATGAATTCTTTTTTATcctattttctccattttttttttctttttttcctgtaAGATGTATGATGAGGATGAAGCACAGGTGGGTTCCACGTGTATGATAAGAGGAATGGATGACTACCTCAGAGGTGGGTTCCCTGTGTATGATATGAGGAATGGATGATGAGACCCCACCAATCACAAGAAAATCAGTGGAAGATTTGATGCTGTACATTCCAAAATAGGGTGATATAAGATATTAAGATAATTTGTCTAATAACAACAaaggataataataataataataataataaaaataataaaagatattGTTCTCTATCTATTGGGAAATAGCCTTTTCACAAAGGGAGGGTAAGGTTGTATACATTATGATCTTCCTTAGATTTTGTCGTGGTGAGAGTCTCGTGCATTgggtacactttttttttttttttttttttttttttttttttttttttttttNNNNNNNNNNNNNNNNNNNNACtagtaaaaaattgaaaacagtccaaaattcattaaaaaaccaACATTTGCATAGTTTTATGCATTTGTATGGAAAGATGAATCCaaatcgggaaaaaaaaaaaccaacccgatgtaagaaaccgaagacaaatcgaaaccaaatcgcaccaaaaccaaaatcaaaccaaaatcggaatttccttattggtttggttttagtttcagcATTCCCATATTGAAACTGACTCAAACCGGACTGAAACAGATCCAGACCgacccgttgacacccctaatatatattatttttattaaattacgtttacaaaaaaaaaagagaaaaatcttaaaaaatcatgtacagtattaaaattaaaattgagaacATAACCTTGTCGTCATAAGCTTATTTACACATGATGTACTTTAAAAATGGTGAATAATCAGAATCATAAATGACCGTCTAAACCCTATAAATGAAACCCTGGACCCTGAACCTCTAAATTGTTCCATAACTAATGTATCTCGATAAATGATTCAAACCACTTGCtaataattgaaaatcttaagtttaaattacttaatttttcaAGTTGGATTTGAAATAACTAATATCAGGTCAAACAAATTTCTATGTTAAAATATTTCTTTCTAAGAACCCTCAATGCCCTTAAATGATAAGAACGTAAAATTGTGATTTATTTCCGTACTTACAAGATTTTCTATTACTGCAGTTTTTTATTGCGATTTGTTTCTGTAGTTACAAGATTTCTGTTGCTGCACTTTTTAACTACAGTTTCGTTTCTGCAgtaacaaagtttttttttttttactgcggTCTTAACTACTGTAGCAATAAATAGCACATATTACTACTTTTTTTCTAACTACAGTTTTATTTTCGTAGTTACAAGATTTTATATTActatgattttttattacaattcaTTTCCATAGTTACAAGATTTTTGTTACTGCACTTTTTAACTATAGTTTCGTTTCTGCAgtaataaagatttttttttactgtggTCTTAACTACTGTAGCAATAAATAGCAcatattactattttttttctaactacGGTTTTATTTCTGTAGTTACAAGATTTTATGTTACTGCAATTATTTATTATGATTCGTTTCCGTAGTTACAAGGTTTCTGTTACTGTGCTTTTTAACTACAATTTCGTTTCCGCcgtaataaatatttttttactgcaGTCTTAACTAATGCAGTAATAAGTAGCACATATTACTACATTTTTTCTAATTGCGATTTTATTTCCGCAGTTACAAGATTTTCTATtactgtaattttttatttcgaTTCGTTTTCATAGTTAAAAGGTTTCTATTACTACGCTTTTTAACTATAGTTTTGTTTCCGCAGTAACAAAGTTATTTTTTGCTGCGATCTTAACTACTGCAGTAATACGTAGCACATATTACTAAGTTTTTTCTAACtgtagttttattttttgtagttacaagattttctATTACTACgatattttattatgatttgTTTCCGTAGTTAAAAGATTTTGTTACTGCACTTTTTAACTATAGTTTCGTTTCCGCAgtaacaaatatttttttaactatgGTCTTAACTACTATAGTAATAAGTAGCACATATTACTACATTTTCTAACTGCAGTTTTATTTCTatagttacaagattttctATTACTGTGATTTTTTATTGAGATTTGTTTCCGTAGTTATAAGATTTCTATTACTACGATTTTGAATTTTGCAGTAATAAGTATACCATATTATTGCGATTTTATTTCACAGTTACAGGGTCCTCTGTTACTATGGTTTTGAAATATCGTAACAATAAGTAGCTCCTATTACTACACACGAAAAAACCGCAGTTATAGGACATTTATAGTTGTCGATTTTAAAACGGCAATTAAATATCCATAGCTGCAAGTGTATTTTCTTGTAGTGAGAACTGCCTTTCAACCAAACCATTTTCCATTTAACCTTCATTCATATTGAACCATATTTTGATGAACCAGCATAATGACTAAACCATAATCAGATTCGGCTCATGACTGGACCCAATTGAACCATCAATTAGTAGAACCAATGAACTAGTGATTGAACCATCAGTTGCACTTTTGTTGCCATCAATTTCAATATGTAATGTGCTACTCAACACATTGATAACAAccacattaaccactcttattGTGTTTTAGTTGAAAAATCACTTATGTCAaacagcagcagaagaagatacacctcaatatacagcATAAAACTTTCTGTCATttcaaacataagtaagtttctcaacacgaatctatgtgagATATTAACATGGAAATATTGACATATTATTAAATAACACTGTTGTCATTTCATGTAGGTctttaactgtgatattaacctttaCTGTGGTAAATTGCCTTTGATCTGAGATTAATATCTAACCGTGGCTTTAtacctataaactgtggcagaTATTACCTTTGAACTATGGCAAAATTATTGTCTTTGAACTGTGGCAAGCATTGCCTTTCAAACTATGGCAAAAATCTTACCTTAAAACTATGGTAAAAATATTACTTTTAACTAAGGCAATTACTACCTATAAACCATGCTCAAATGAAGTCATAAAGCAATCAACAAAGAAACTGATGATAGAATAGCGTTGTATAAAATAAATGCTAAAATTGAATGAATAACATAATTATATAATCTATCAAACTgtgcccaaaacataagagCTAAATTTTCAAAGCATAAACAAGTAATCAATAAGAAGCAAAGCTCTCACTAactaaacatttcaaaaactcaataatactcatgttagaaacatgatcTTTCAACACTCTCACTGGAAAAATATTAGTAAGAGGCATGCCAACATCCTGTTAGTGACTAAGAATTGTAACTGGAactgtatccctatcctttatGACAGAGATTCACAGATCCTCTTATTTCTTGCATTAACTGTGAAAAGTACACCaacttttaaaaattcaatcacctttgggtaaaAGAACTCCTAAGTCAGTGTCATTTTCTAACATGTGATGGtatcacttttgaaaaaaatgtcaTCTTTACTGTCaagaaatacacaattaaattgAATGCCCACAAACTTTGATGATATTACCTTTGAGAAATACCACTTTTACTGTTGAGAAAGACacaattgaattgaatgtaccactttggtggatttcactcAATCCTGTCATGTCTTTCTCATTGGAGATATATCTATGTATAGGAACATACATTTAAACACGTCACTAGGATATaaaaaccatacaagagtcacaatcgtaactacattcctatccattgggctaagaatgcactgcttctcttgtaaatccacatttactgtgaaaataacAATAATTTTTGAGATCCCCTCACCTTTGAGCTTAGAGAAActtctaggttactgtcattttctttaacttggatGATATCACCTTTGGACAAACGTCACCAACTTTTCTACCCTAGAGAAAACTATGGAAGAATAAGATGtgtcactttggtggattccacccctCTTTCATAGTTTCTTAAAAATTTTTTATGCAGCTAAGCATGTGCGGAAGGTTACATAAAGTTTAATTTGAACATCATCtattcatcatagggtgttcCAACTATGATATGacaaaaaatatcattaattttcTACTTACATCAGTCATAATTGacttttcaatatcatggtaatgataaaccagtgcATGCATAAACATAAATATATGTGTGAGAACACACACTTGAAGTGTTGTTTGTACAACCATTGACAAATATATGGTATAAAGTTGTTGCCGAACTAAAAATTAGGATAAAAAATATTCTTAGAACAAAATCAGGACAATAAATATGACCCAGAATAATTTCAAAGCCgatatgaaaataaaacagaacaCCACAACTATTCCAGGATAGTTCTGAAACAAAAAATTGGGTCCTGAACATTTGTAGAACAAATTTTCATTCTATTCCATTTTCTCTTGCATTAAAAGCATTCTAGAATGTTGAATTTCATTCTCCCACTAATCAAACCATATAAAAATTTCAGAGTACACAATTCCATCCTCCCACTGATTTGACTATTCAAATATTAATCCACAACATCTCAATTACATGATAAAATGACATCATGATGATAAATGgcattttattattcacaaggtCTTGGGACTAAGATTCTAAAACTTGCAAACGATCATGGGATTGGTCAAGTTTGATACCGTTCTGATACCGATCGATACTGATGATTTTGTTTCCATTGAACCATGTTTGGGACTCTTAATAGAATtggttcaaatttcaaaaacccATTAGGCATTACTTGAAAACTCCTTATTATCAAATAAAATCCTTTTAAAACACTTTTAAAGATAGAAACTCAATTCTATCCCTTCCTTATAATATCATCAAACATActtgggtttaaaaaaaaaaaatctacaagagCTTAATAAAAACAAACCTCTTGGGGTTGAAAACATGACCCTTTAGATGACCAATAACATAgtcatttttcaaaacattgatCAATGCCttcttgtttcaatgattaaaaataaatataatataaaatttcaaataaacatgtcatataataaattagatcattaaatgtggcccgaaacaaggaatcaaaaaaaaaaaaaagaatttaaatttGGCTGTAAAACGACCCTTAAAATGGCATTTAAAGtactttaaataaaaaaccaaaaggaaccagaaaccaaacaagtcttcaaggttttttttttttctgttttaataCTTTCCCGATCAACACCGAAAAAATCACCGTCGATGAACTTTCCTAGCAGGTTTTCTGGCGACCCATCAAAAAACCCAAATGGGTCAATAATACGGGTCACCGAGTCGGGTTTTGGATTGACCCAACCCCACCGATTCGGCTCAGCCCTGAACCGGTTCAAACATGTGACCCTAATCTGATTTTGGTTCATCTTGGTTCGGTTCTTTGAACCACAATAATCAACTGACTTCCTTTAATGGATCAAGTCAGTGGGCTTTAGCCCATAActctttaaataaaataaaaattgggctTGAGCccaccagcccaaaacctaaaagcaaatataactcaaatgtTGGGTTGAAGCCCATTAGctttaaaacaataaaataaacttTTTATTGAATAACTAAACAACCATGGGCTAGGttgaaaacatcctctgccgTGGGTACAGCGGTACAGCGAGCATTCAATGGTCAAAACAATATCGAGGCATGTGCCGATATCATCTCGATCATAATTTGCTCGCTGCACCACCGCATTCGCAACAGACAATCATCCCTCTAGGCTGAGCCCATTTAAATTTATAAGTTTTAAGACCATCATCCACGTAACCctaccccttttctttttttgtttttgaaggCAAAAGTCGCCTGAAATTAGTCAGAAAGTGCAAAAGCTCATGTGAATTCCAAAATCATCAAATCACCTTTCACCTCTTAAGGTGGGTTAACGTTGTGGATTCCAATTCCGAtcccaccatttttttttttttaacttacacCATATTGGCAAACATTAAGGTTTGGGAAACATAAATTAACTTTTAAGGTCTTTACAATGGAGGATCTCCATAAACCCACTGGAACTTgaaataataaatcaatatatTCATACTCTACAAATTGATTCTAGCTCGTATGGcttggctctaataccacttgttagaacaaCTAGGGGTTCGAAtctcgaaaccctagttgaatATATTCTCATACAAACAACTAGAGCATGATATCAAATTGAAACATAAATGTCTGGATCAAAACATAGATGATTGTTTTGTActtttcacctagtatgctgaagatgatcgACACCGATCACTTCCAATGTTCCTCTTTGGCTatagatcttctacagccccttagaCCTCTTTGTTTCTATCACTTCAGTGGTAAAGTAGGAAAGAGTGAATAATAGTTGTAGGGACCTAAAAcgtagtatttataatactgtcctgcacccaaaaccctaaactacaatgggttgagccagcatgtccctaaacttgagagtggatcgAACTGGTTTATGCAACTTGATTCTCACctatttaatcaacccgaataataaatttaaa is a window from the Macadamia integrifolia cultivar HAES 741 chromosome 5, SCU_Mint_v3, whole genome shotgun sequence genome containing:
- the LOC122078044 gene encoding uncharacterized protein At2g29880-like; the encoded protein is MRSPRSPTPKSTTIIWNEAELRSFINLMVDNVRNGLKTNSTFTKVGWDNITKGLEAEFKRPFAKVHLRNKMNKLRKEYNNFRALLETTGFGWDANARTATADDSVWESAIQDWVKYRRNGLPMWPELLEIFSDSSARGDRGLSQATVVTPTSTNLEIDDDLHDTDNDDSDACTGTPKGSAPPK